In a single window of the Pseudoxanthomonas sp. F37 genome:
- a CDS encoding DnaJ domain-containing protein: MSDWPYDLLDIDENADERTIKRAYARLLKVHRPDDDPEGFQRLNHAYQFCLLQLEGSVRESPKRLGINAPVATAPRPAPVVAAAFDMEMFVASLLDLSRTASGRDILSWLQAHPAFYSIGARETYAYQIVEALLRKPPLPPRHVAAVLHFLGLDTAGPARSRLKSYVIALEQHAQMTLEDAEAIRKPYTGPSSSSSSGSLGWSFGVAVWMMLIAVISVARCSGGEP; encoded by the coding sequence GTGAGCGACTGGCCGTACGACCTTCTTGACATTGACGAGAACGCTGACGAGCGCACCATCAAGCGCGCCTACGCCCGACTGCTGAAAGTCCACAGGCCCGACGATGATCCCGAAGGATTCCAGCGCCTCAACCATGCCTACCAATTCTGTCTCCTCCAGTTGGAGGGCAGCGTACGGGAATCGCCGAAGCGCTTGGGCATCAACGCGCCCGTCGCGACCGCGCCCAGGCCTGCGCCTGTGGTTGCTGCCGCATTTGACATGGAAATGTTCGTCGCTTCACTTCTCGACCTTTCACGAACGGCCAGCGGCCGCGACATCCTAAGTTGGCTGCAAGCGCACCCGGCGTTCTATTCCATCGGCGCGCGTGAAACCTATGCCTACCAGATCGTGGAAGCGCTGCTACGGAAGCCGCCACTGCCGCCGCGACACGTGGCCGCGGTTCTGCACTTCCTGGGACTGGATACGGCGGGTCCCGCACGCAGCCGGCTCAAGTCTTACGTCATCGCACTGGAACAACACGCACAAATGACGCTTGAGGATGCCGAAGCGATCCGGAAACCCTACACGGGGCCTTCCTCCTCCTCGTCCAGCGGTAGCTTGGGTTGGTCCTTCGGCGTGGCTGTTTGGATGATGCTAATTGCCGTGATCTCAGTGGCACGCTGTTCCGGAGGGGAACCATGA
- a CDS encoding J domain-containing protein — MTGAFTLLGLPADADERAVKRAYARLLKTTRPDEDPAGFQRLHEAYQEALALLTGQLLDATAADTRFVPAPLHAPAPDASSPASPIGHADILPPQPVAPPIDETALREEVIVHAEGDLPSAFRHYLERHPALYDLEVKQRVGQAIFEGIAYEEVQVRPGPLAVLADFFGFTPPDWVERRQQVLQAVSTEDTDAFDEDRPLTIRQLKRTFGWPLALVLACVPGFAFRAARLSRRLTADYGDDVPGLDGRQQAFFERIADPFYAGPWRWATVLLTAAFATLAIAGLCAVSALAPERLQRMTGLTFAAAAGMLCIWHAMRALWALRERPATLHSPWIALMPAWLAVAGLVVAWWLPQLPALAFALVLPAALLHFRQFFDALRFAIGTSWLARAWPTPDLPSPWLLALAGAAIGMTLCDWAYAKRHRISIAAAAGNRWTTVASFTIFVGLGIAGLAIRYG; from the coding sequence ATGACCGGGGCCTTCACCCTCCTTGGCCTGCCAGCGGACGCGGACGAACGCGCCGTCAAGCGAGCCTATGCGCGCCTGCTGAAGACGACGCGTCCGGACGAAGATCCGGCGGGGTTCCAGCGCTTGCACGAGGCTTACCAGGAAGCGCTGGCGCTGCTGACCGGACAACTCCTCGATGCGACGGCCGCGGATACGCGCTTTGTACCCGCCCCATTGCATGCACCGGCACCTGATGCGTCGTCGCCCGCATCACCTATTGGACATGCGGACATCCTCCCGCCGCAGCCTGTCGCGCCACCAATCGACGAGACGGCGCTGCGCGAAGAGGTGATCGTCCATGCCGAAGGGGATCTGCCTTCCGCGTTTCGCCATTACCTTGAGCGCCATCCCGCCCTGTACGACCTGGAAGTGAAGCAACGCGTCGGCCAGGCGATCTTCGAGGGCATCGCCTATGAGGAGGTGCAGGTGCGGCCCGGGCCCCTGGCCGTCCTCGCGGACTTCTTTGGCTTCACCCCGCCCGACTGGGTGGAACGACGCCAGCAGGTGTTGCAGGCGGTGTCCACGGAGGACACCGACGCCTTCGACGAAGATCGGCCGCTGACCATCCGGCAGCTGAAGCGCACCTTCGGATGGCCGCTGGCGCTCGTCTTGGCCTGCGTGCCGGGATTCGCGTTCCGCGCAGCGCGCCTGTCGCGACGGCTGACGGCAGACTATGGCGATGACGTGCCCGGCCTCGACGGCCGACAGCAAGCCTTCTTCGAACGCATCGCCGACCCGTTCTATGCCGGGCCGTGGCGCTGGGCCACCGTCCTGCTCACGGCTGCGTTCGCGACGCTGGCCATCGCAGGCTTGTGCGCGGTGAGCGCACTCGCGCCGGAACGGCTGCAGCGCATGACGGGCCTGACCTTTGCCGCGGCGGCGGGCATGCTGTGCATCTGGCACGCGATGCGTGCCCTCTGGGCGCTACGCGAACGGCCCGCAACCCTGCACTCGCCGTGGATCGCGCTGATGCCGGCATGGCTGGCCGTGGCCGGATTGGTGGTGGCTTGGTGGCTGCCGCAACTGCCGGCGCTGGCGTTCGCGCTGGTCCTACCTGCCGCGCTGCTCCATTTCCGCCAGTTCTTCGATGCGCTGCGGTTTGCGATCGGCACCAGTTGGCTCGCGCGTGCATGGCCCACGCCCGACCTGCCGTCGCCTTGGTTGCTCGCGCTGGCAGGTGCCGCGATCGGCATGACTCTCTGCGACTGGGCCTACGCCAAGCGCCACCGGATCAGCATCGCGGCGGCGGCCGGCAACCGCTGGACGACGGTCGCCTCGTTCACGATATTCGTGGGGCTCGGCATCGCGGGATTGGCGATCCGTTACGGTTGA
- a CDS encoding DUF6587 family protein, whose product MDASLALQYAIIAIAVVVSAWVVLKKQFPGPLRKARIALALPLLREGRAEWQHALGRWIAPAGSLVNGRIAGKDCGGCDGCG is encoded by the coding sequence ATGGACGCCTCGCTCGCCCTGCAGTACGCCATCATCGCCATCGCGGTGGTGGTAAGCGCGTGGGTGGTGCTGAAGAAGCAGTTCCCCGGCCCGCTGCGCAAGGCGCGGATCGCGCTGGCGCTGCCGCTGCTGCGCGAGGGCAGGGCGGAGTGGCAGCACGCCCTCGGCCGGTGGATCGCACCGGCCGGCAGCCTGGTGAACGGACGGATCGCCGGCAAGGACTGCGGCGGCTGCGATGGGTGTGGTTGA
- a CDS encoding ferrous iron transporter B has protein sequence MSAAEASTLRLALVGNPNCGKTALFNQLTGSRQKVANYAGVTVERKEGRLHSTSSGRQYAVLDLPGAYSLHAASLDEAVTRDVCRGFYPGEPAPDVLVCVVDATNLRLHLRFALEVRELGKPMILAVNMMDAAQRRGIAIDLAALERELGVPVVETVAVKHNGARALIEQIDRTAARPHEPTACLAEGADLHAETRRLLSLAVAMPTRTAKIDDALDRWLLHPVFGLLALAVVMFLIFQAVYAWATPLMDLIEAGSGAVGEWAGGLLPEGPLNSLLVDGIIAGLGGVVVFLPQILILFAFILALEESGYLPRAAFLLDRMMASAGLSGRSFIPLLSSFACAIPGIMATRSIQDPRDRLATILVAPLMTCSARLPVYALLIGAFIPQKTVWGVFNQQGLVLFGLYAAGIASALVVSWVMKKWRRDKSEHALLLELPSYRIPHPRDLLIGLWERAMIFLKRVGGIILALTILLWFLLNFPAPPEGAIGPAIDYSFAGRIGHAMAVFFAPLGFNWQICIALIPGLAAREVAVSSLATIYALSAADDDAAIQALTPVISDGWSLATALSLLVWFIYAPMCISTLATIKRETNSWKQMGFAAFYLFALAYLASLVTYQVASALGAG, from the coding sequence ATGAGCGCGGCCGAAGCCTCGACGTTGCGGCTGGCGCTGGTCGGCAATCCGAACTGCGGCAAGACGGCGCTGTTCAACCAGCTGACCGGCAGCCGCCAGAAGGTGGCCAACTACGCCGGCGTCACCGTCGAGCGCAAGGAAGGACGGCTGCACTCCACCTCGTCCGGCCGCCAGTACGCCGTGCTCGACCTGCCCGGTGCCTACAGCCTGCACGCGGCCAGCCTGGACGAGGCGGTCACCCGCGATGTCTGCCGCGGTTTCTATCCGGGCGAACCCGCGCCCGACGTGCTGGTCTGCGTGGTGGACGCCACCAACCTGCGCCTGCACCTGCGCTTCGCACTGGAAGTGCGCGAACTCGGCAAGCCGATGATCCTGGCGGTCAACATGATGGATGCCGCGCAGCGCCGCGGCATCGCCATCGACCTGGCCGCCCTGGAGCGCGAACTGGGCGTGCCGGTGGTCGAGACCGTCGCGGTGAAGCACAACGGTGCGCGTGCGCTCATCGAGCAGATCGATCGCACGGCCGCGCGCCCGCACGAACCCACCGCGTGCCTGGCCGAGGGCGCGGACCTGCACGCCGAGACGCGCCGGCTGTTGTCGCTGGCGGTGGCCATGCCCACGCGCACGGCGAAGATCGACGACGCACTGGACCGCTGGCTGCTGCATCCCGTGTTCGGCCTGCTGGCGCTGGCCGTGGTGATGTTCCTGATCTTCCAGGCCGTGTACGCCTGGGCCACGCCGCTGATGGACCTGATCGAGGCCGGCAGCGGCGCGGTGGGCGAGTGGGCCGGCGGCCTGCTGCCGGAGGGTCCGCTCAACAGCCTGCTGGTGGACGGCATCATCGCCGGCCTGGGGGGCGTGGTGGTGTTCCTCCCGCAGATCCTGATCCTGTTCGCCTTCATCCTGGCGCTGGAGGAAAGCGGCTACCTGCCGCGTGCGGCGTTCCTGCTGGACCGGATGATGGCCTCGGCCGGGCTGTCGGGCCGTTCGTTCATCCCGCTGCTGTCGAGCTTCGCCTGCGCCATCCCCGGCATCATGGCCACCCGCAGCATCCAGGACCCGCGCGACCGCCTGGCGACCATCCTGGTGGCGCCGCTGATGACCTGTTCGGCGCGGCTGCCGGTGTATGCGCTGCTGATCGGCGCCTTCATTCCGCAGAAGACGGTGTGGGGCGTGTTCAACCAACAGGGCCTGGTGCTGTTCGGCCTGTATGCCGCCGGCATCGCCAGTGCGCTGGTCGTCTCCTGGGTGATGAAGAAGTGGCGCCGGGACAAGAGCGAGCACGCCTTGCTGCTGGAACTGCCCTCCTACCGCATCCCGCATCCGCGCGACCTGCTGATCGGCCTGTGGGAGCGCGCGATGATCTTCCTCAAGCGCGTCGGCGGCATCATCCTGGCGCTGACCATCCTGTTGTGGTTCCTGCTGAATTTCCCGGCCCCGCCCGAGGGCGCGATCGGCCCGGCGATCGACTACAGTTTCGCCGGACGCATCGGCCACGCGATGGCGGTGTTCTTCGCGCCGCTGGGTTTCAACTGGCAGATCTGCATCGCGCTGATCCCGGGCCTGGCCGCGCGCGAGGTCGCGGTCTCCTCGCTGGCGACCATCTACGCACTGTCGGCCGCCGACGACGATGCGGCCATCCAGGCGCTGACTCCGGTGATCAGCGACGGCTGGTCGCTCGCCACCGCCCTGTCGCTGCTGGTGTGGTTCATCTACGCCCCCATGTGCATCTCCACGCTGGCCACGATCAAGCGCGAGACCAACTCGTGGAAGCAGATGGGCTTCGCCGCGTTCTACCTGTTCGCGTTGGCCTACCTCGCCTCGCTGGTGACCTACCAGGTCGCCAGCGCATTGGGCGCCGGCTGA
- a CDS encoding FeoA family protein: protein MILTELPSRIPAIVDAVEDHGPQDAIARRLRELGFVNGEEVEVVAKGPLGAEPLLVQVGFTRFALRRSEAARIRLRNGAAA, encoded by the coding sequence GTGATCCTGACAGAACTGCCTTCGCGTATCCCCGCCATCGTCGACGCCGTGGAAGACCATGGGCCGCAGGACGCCATTGCCCGTCGCCTGCGCGAACTGGGCTTCGTCAACGGCGAGGAAGTGGAAGTGGTCGCGAAAGGCCCGCTGGGCGCCGAACCGCTGCTGGTGCAGGTGGGCTTCACCCGCTTCGCGCTGCGCCGCTCCGAAGCCGCGCGCATCCGCCTGCGCAACGGAGCCGCGGCATGA
- a CDS encoding enoyl-CoA hydratase-related protein, giving the protein MAEAPQGHPLVLERIGAVARLRLDRPALHNAFDAGLISALTAALDQLAGDPAVRVVVLEGSGTSFSAGADLNWMRGMASASEAENRQDALALARLMRTLDELPKPTIARVQGPAFGGGVGLVACCDIAIGVPEAKFGLTESKLGLLPAVISPYVVAAIGARQARRWFATAEIFDAATALRIGLLHAVVGADALDEAIERQIALLLKAGPVAAAGAKRLVARIAATADRERVDRDNADLIARLRVSPEGQEGLSAFLDKRAPHWAKD; this is encoded by the coding sequence ATGGCGGAAGCCCCGCAGGGACACCCTCTCGTACTGGAGCGCATCGGCGCGGTGGCCCGCCTGCGGCTGGACCGCCCCGCCCTCCACAACGCGTTCGACGCCGGCCTGATCTCGGCCCTGACCGCCGCCCTGGACCAGCTCGCCGGCGATCCGGCCGTGCGCGTGGTGGTGCTGGAAGGCAGCGGGACGTCGTTCTCGGCCGGTGCGGACCTGAACTGGATGCGCGGCATGGCGTCGGCCAGCGAGGCGGAGAACCGGCAGGATGCGCTGGCGCTCGCCCGCCTGATGCGCACCCTGGACGAACTGCCCAAGCCCACGATCGCCCGCGTGCAGGGCCCGGCCTTCGGTGGCGGCGTGGGCCTGGTGGCCTGCTGCGACATCGCCATCGGCGTGCCGGAGGCGAAGTTCGGCCTGACCGAAAGCAAGTTGGGCCTGTTGCCGGCGGTGATCTCGCCCTACGTCGTCGCGGCCATCGGCGCGCGCCAGGCGCGGCGCTGGTTCGCCACGGCGGAGATCTTCGATGCCGCCACGGCGCTGCGGATCGGCCTGCTGCACGCGGTGGTCGGGGCCGATGCCCTGGACGAGGCCATCGAGCGCCAGATCGCGCTGCTGCTGAAGGCCGGTCCCGTGGCGGCGGCGGGCGCGAAGCGACTGGTCGCACGCATTGCCGCCACGGCCGACCGCGAGCGCGTCGACCGCGACAACGCCGACCTGATCGCGCGCCTGCGGGTGTCGCCGGAGGGACAGGAAGGCCTGTCCGCCTTCCTCGACAAGCGCGCACCCCACTGGGCGAAGGACTGA
- a CDS encoding VOC family protein, with protein MIDHLGIEVADYARSRAFYERVLATLGHGVVMEVTRDMTGGYEGCGFGPPGRPHFWVGKGDGEPGRGAHIAFTAGSRAQVDAFHAAALAAGARDNGAPGLRPHYHRHYYGAFAIDPDGHNIEAVCHLPADTDA; from the coding sequence ATGATCGACCACCTGGGCATCGAAGTCGCCGACTACGCGCGCAGCCGCGCGTTCTACGAACGCGTGCTGGCCACCCTGGGCCATGGCGTGGTCATGGAGGTGACGCGCGACATGACCGGCGGTTACGAGGGCTGCGGGTTCGGGCCGCCCGGCCGCCCGCATTTCTGGGTCGGCAAGGGCGACGGCGAGCCTGGCCGCGGTGCGCACATCGCGTTCACGGCGGGCAGCCGCGCGCAGGTCGACGCGTTCCATGCCGCGGCACTGGCCGCGGGCGCACGCGACAACGGCGCACCCGGGCTGCGCCCGCATTACCACCGCCACTATTACGGCGCCTTCGCCATCGATCCGGACGGCCACAACATCGAAGCCGTCTGCCACCTGCCCGCGGATACCGACGCCTGA
- a CDS encoding acetyl/propionyl/methylcrotonyl-CoA carboxylase subunit alpha has product MFSKILIANRGEIACRVIRTCRRLGIRTVAVYSEADADAQHVRAADEAYLIGGPRPADSYLRGDAVIAAAKDAGAEAVHPGYGFLSENADFADAVAAAGLVFIGPSGASMRKMGSKAGAKELMAAAGVPVVPGYTGEDQSPNTLAREAARIGFPLMIKAAHGGGGKGMRVVHRLEDFIAQLESCQREAANAFGRDRVLLERYVASPRHIEIQVFADAHGHTLHLNERECSAQRRYQKVLEESPSPFLTPALRAAMGEAAVKAAQAIDYVNAGTVEFIVDPDGQFYFMEINTRLQVEHPVTELVTGLDLVEWQLRVAASQALPLAQDDIRQQGHAIEVRLYAEDPEAGFLPGSGRLERLALPEASPGVRIDAGVVEGDTVTIFYDPMIAKLIVHGADRMQALARLREALARCDIAGPKSNIAFLERLVRHPAVAGGWIDTGYLDRHLDEFMPTPSLAPAQQLALVAAELLWQEANARVAARSSGEPDSPWAIADGWRLGHAGARPLAFAHQGQTWTALAHGHGGRYRIELGDGMHDVEDARLTGDLLGLRIHGQARRFCVSRHGTRLTLHDGEQRTAVETVPAYRRAEVGEASGSGKIVAPMPGRVVLVKARPGDEVVAGQELLVMEAMKMELAVRASRDGVIADVRAAAGDFVEADAVLVALE; this is encoded by the coding sequence ATGTTCTCGAAAATCCTGATCGCCAACCGCGGCGAGATCGCCTGCCGCGTCATCCGCACCTGCCGGCGACTCGGCATCCGCACCGTCGCGGTCTACTCCGAAGCGGACGCCGATGCCCAGCACGTACGCGCGGCCGACGAGGCCTACCTGATCGGCGGGCCGCGGCCCGCGGACAGCTACCTGCGCGGCGACGCCGTCATCGCGGCGGCCAAGGACGCCGGCGCGGAGGCCGTCCATCCCGGCTACGGCTTCCTGTCGGAGAATGCCGACTTCGCCGATGCCGTCGCCGCCGCCGGCCTGGTGTTCATCGGGCCCTCGGGCGCGTCGATGCGCAAGATGGGCAGCAAGGCCGGCGCCAAGGAACTGATGGCCGCCGCGGGCGTGCCCGTCGTCCCCGGCTACACCGGCGAGGACCAGTCGCCCAACACGCTGGCCCGCGAAGCCGCGCGCATCGGCTTCCCGCTGATGATCAAGGCCGCCCATGGCGGCGGCGGCAAGGGCATGCGCGTGGTGCACCGGCTGGAGGACTTCATCGCCCAGCTGGAAAGTTGCCAGCGCGAGGCCGCCAACGCCTTCGGCCGCGACCGCGTGCTGCTGGAGCGCTACGTGGCGTCGCCGCGCCACATCGAGATCCAGGTGTTCGCCGATGCGCACGGCCACACGCTGCACCTCAACGAGCGCGAATGCTCGGCCCAGCGCCGCTACCAGAAGGTGCTGGAGGAGTCGCCCTCGCCGTTCCTGACGCCCGCGCTGCGTGCGGCGATGGGCGAGGCGGCGGTGAAGGCCGCGCAGGCCATCGATTACGTCAATGCCGGCACGGTGGAGTTCATCGTCGATCCCGACGGGCAGTTCTATTTCATGGAGATCAACACCCGCCTGCAGGTGGAGCACCCGGTCACCGAGCTGGTCACCGGGCTGGACCTGGTGGAATGGCAGCTGCGCGTGGCCGCCAGCCAAGCGCTGCCGCTTGCCCAGGACGACATCCGCCAGCAGGGCCACGCGATCGAGGTGCGCCTTTACGCCGAAGACCCGGAGGCCGGCTTCCTGCCCGGATCGGGCCGGCTGGAACGCCTCGCGCTGCCCGAGGCGTCGCCGGGCGTGCGGATCGATGCCGGCGTGGTGGAAGGCGATACGGTCACCATCTTCTACGACCCGATGATCGCCAAACTGATCGTCCACGGCGCAGACCGCATGCAGGCGCTCGCACGCCTGCGCGAGGCCCTGGCGCGGTGCGACATCGCCGGCCCCAAGTCCAACATCGCGTTCCTGGAACGGCTGGTGCGGCATCCGGCCGTGGCCGGGGGCTGGATCGACACCGGCTACCTCGACCGCCACCTGGACGAGTTCATGCCCACCCCGTCACTGGCACCGGCACAGCAGCTCGCGCTGGTGGCCGCAGAACTGCTGTGGCAAGAAGCCAACGCCCGGGTAGCCGCCCGGAGCAGCGGCGAACCGGATTCGCCCTGGGCCATCGCCGACGGCTGGCGGCTGGGCCATGCCGGAGCGCGCCCCCTCGCCTTCGCCCACCAGGGGCAGACATGGACGGCGCTGGCGCACGGCCACGGCGGGCGCTACCGCATCGAACTGGGCGACGGGATGCACGATGTGGAGGACGCCCGCTTGACCGGCGACCTGCTCGGTTTGCGTATCCATGGACAGGCGCGGCGATTCTGTGTGTCCAGGCACGGCACCCGCCTGACGCTGCACGACGGGGAACAACGCACGGCGGTGGAGACGGTGCCTGCCTACCGGCGCGCGGAGGTGGGCGAGGCGTCGGGTAGCGGGAAGATCGTCGCACCGATGCCGGGACGCGTGGTGCTGGTCAAGGCGCGGCCCGGCGATGAGGTGGTGGCCGGACAGGAGCTGCTGGTGATGGAAGCGATGAAAATGGAACTGGCCGTCAGGGCGTCGCGCGATGGCGTGATCGCCGACGTGCGTGCGGCGGCCGGCGACTTCGTCGAAGCCGATGCCGTCCTCGTGGCGCTGGAGTGA